The nucleotide window GCCTGCCAGCCCAGGTTGacaccaaaacaccaaacaccccgACACTCGTACGTTACACAGAAGCAAGTGGCAAAAGTACAGAGATCTTCTTGGATTGGCCTTTCTACTCCGCATTTCCTACTTTTCTACATGACATCCAAATACCTTATTCCCAAACTCCGATCACTGTTAATGTGGATACTGTTGTCCCAGGTTTGTCTGACCTGGCCCCAGCTCATAACTCCCAAAGAACCCTCCTGGCGATGAAGCTGTCACCGTCATGGCTGAGTGCGGGCTGATGGGTGACTTCCCCTGTCCCGGCATCTGCAGCTGCTGTGGCTGTAGCTGTAGCTGTTGCGCATGCGCATGCTGCAGGTGATGCTGGTATggcccctgctgctgctgatacACCTGGTTCATATCAAGGCTAAGTGGGTTCGCGCTGCCTCCCTGGAAACCACCTGCGCGTCTCATGCTATGTTGGAATTGCTGCCTCACTGGAAGATTCGTGCTGCCAAAAAAGTGGTTCGGGACAAGATTGACACCCGGCTGCTGCCGTAAGAGATAGCCGGCTGCCGCAGCCGTGTCGAAGCTGATCCCCGAGTCCCCCGAAGGCACCCGCATATGGTGGGAGGCACTCCCATCTGTTCCTCCGGAGGTCCCCAGAAGCGGCGCGCCAAATGTTGGCCGCTGTATCTGCCGCGCTGTCGGAGCCGGCACAGTGATACCAAGCTGACGCCTTGATACTTGTGCCGGGAGAAGGGATGCCACATTGGTGTCACTCAATCCTCCCGGACTGACGGCCTGTCCATAGCCTCCCGGTGACGGCGCATACGACATCAACGGCGGCTGGCTGGGACTCGGCCAAGACGAATCGTTGTTGATGGGCGTGCCATGCGTCGAGGACGCCCCGCCGCTTTGGCCGTTACTCCCCAGTGTGTCTCTGCTCTGAATCGGATGGAGGGGTGCTGTGTGGCTAGCTCTTCTCGCCCGCTGAGGGCTTGCTGTTGGCTGTCGAGGGCCCTGGTTGCGGGTCCGTCTTGGCCGCCCAGAGAGTTGGCTTGTCCGTAAGCGGCAGGTGTCCACAACAGAGTCGATGTGTTCGTTGAAGAGGCTGAGCAGGAGGTCTGGGTCGTGGAGAGGAAACTCCGTCGCAAGCCGCTGCCTGAGTTCATCGCGGGAGGACGGCTTCCTGAATTCGGCATGCACCTCATCCAATTCTGTAGGGGGCACAAAATCTTACCAGGCGTTAGTAACTATATCAAACCAAAATTGAGTAGTTGTGGGTGCTTACTATAGTCAGGGATCCCTTCCTCCGTGCCAAACAGCACGTCCCAGAGCGTATCCCAACAGTCCACCTTCGAGTTTGCTTTTCTCCCATTGAGAACCTCCTCTACCTGTGGCGTGATGCCGTCTTCGGGGTCCAGACTTGATGGCACATCCCGTACTTCACACATGAGATGTATCTCTACGGCCGAATGGGCGACCAAGTCCACGTGGCTTGCTAGATCCTCCTTGCATCGCGGACACATAAACGGCGGTATCGAGTTTTGTCGGTGGAAGTTCTTGATGTGCCGTTTGAGCTGAGGGATGTCGGGGAAGGACTGTACCGCGCAGCTCTGAAAGTCTCGAACGTTGAATCTGATGGGGTTTCTCTTGCGGAACGGACAGCTAAAGTTTTGGCCGTGGCTATGGTCCGTTATTCTTTGTCGCTTACCGCCACCGCCCTGGCGATCATCTACCTCGTCGCCAtccccgtcttcttcttgctctccGCCTTCGAGACCCCCACTGAGTCTTTTTTTCGTCCCGTTGTAGTTTTTACGACTGCCCTGGCCACTTGATGTGCCGCCATAGCCAGTTGTGTGGGCCGTGCCTTGGATAGGAGTGCTGTTGAAACCTGCATGACTACGAGCTGCCTCGTTCACTGGCGGGACGACAGAGTCGGCGAAATGCCGGCTACCGGACCGGGCAATATATGATAGTTCGTCGAGACAGTAACTCACCGATTGGTAGGCCGCTGACGCGGTGCCTTGGCTCAGTTCACAGAGCTCGACACCAAACACATGCTTGAGGGCTCTGTCGAGGAAATCCTGCACCGAGTTGTCGTCCACTTCTACGTCGCTCAGAGAATCTGGAGTATTTTCATCTGCCGAGGAATTGAATCCGTCCGGTGTGGACGGACAGCCTCCATCTGCTTCAGAAGATAACTTATCCCGTTGCTGTTCCGGCTCGTTGTTATCGCCGTCCTCCTTGCCAACTATGTCGCAAGCGGCCCTGAGGTCTGGATTCGCCGCGTCATCCGTGATCGATCCAGCTTGTTTCTCGATaggtggaggatgtgtgATATAGTCTGAACTCCTCCGGTACGGCCGATCCGAATGCACTTTCCGAGGTGATGGCGGAATGTCACTGACTGGCTGCCGTTGGCGAAATGAAGAGGATCTGTCAGTATCGATAGGAGCCAGAGGCTTTGTCGGTAATGAAGAGCAAGCGATAGAGCGAGATGGAGAGCCGTGAGGGtagggaggtgatgatgccaGCACCGATTCAACATCAAACGTTTCTTCGTCAATGGCATCAGGACTTTCGGGCTCGGTGATGTCGGTGACAGTTGAAGCGGCAGTTAATCCAGAGGCCACAGACCAGCCGGTGTTTGACCTTCGTTGTTGGAAGTTCAACTGAAACCTCTCACATGAGTCTCGCCTCTCCGGTTGATGGCGCTCGGCGATGGTGTCCTTGATGGTACGAATGGGAATGGGTTGATCCTCTTGAAAGCCTACCCGAAGCGGCCGGTCTGGAAGGGTTTCCTTGACTGAAGAATCTGTACCGGATCTGATCTTctttgctggtgctggtattgctgctgctgtgacgGAAGATGCGTCGTGGGTGGCGGTTGCAGCTcgtgttgctggtgaggtGAAAGATTCCATTATACGCAAAGGTGAAGGGCTGGAGCCCTATAGTGTGTAGAGTCTGGTTGACGATAGGTCAGGTGTAGAATGAGGGCTTCTTCGTGGGAATGAACGTCGTCGTGCTATATCAGATTgtgttgtttgtgtgtgaACTGGGAACTGGTAGGACACGGCTGCAGCTAATATTGCATCTGGCAACACAACCACACAGTCTGCCCGGGCATCGACGGGAGGAACCCGTAACGACAACCCAGACATGATTCCTATTTGAACTTGTCTATCCAGCAAGCGCAAGGCTGTGGTGGGATGCCGCTCGCACCCGGCGTGGTGAGGTCAGGGGCGGGCCTCCATGGGCTGCCGCTGATGCGCCACAGATGGGAATAATTGAAGAGGCACTGGCTGGCGGTTATGGGAAGCCGCTTGGAAGTGACCGGGGGTTTCTGCGGCCCAGCCACGACCCAAACTACAGGGGGGAGTGCAACCCATCAAGGCAGAATGTATGGCAGCGTGGCAGTGCCTTTTAACTCCGCCGGGCGGGTGCATCATTGGCTCTGGTGCATTGGGCCTGGCGAACTTCAACCTCAGACTTGAAGTTTCCAGCCATGTTGTCGTCTGCTCCCAGTCAATTGGTTGTGATTGCCCTTTCTCAGGGTGCTGCTCAGGTGCTGTTGATTTTCCGATAAGAACACTAGTCCTGATCTTTACAAACCTCCTTGGCCGCATTCGTTGTTGCTGTGTAAAAGTAGGCGCAACGTGAGCCTTCTCGGGGTCGGGTAATCCAGCATCATGTTGCGCTGACTGGGGGAACATCAAAATCGATGGTCAGGTACCAGGTGGCCCATTCCGTAATGTCGCATAACCAAGCTGTCAGAAGTAGGAAGCGATCATGAAACCAAACAGAAGGGGCCTGTGAGGGAgcaagaaggaagaggcaACCACAGAGATCAGCCACGGCCTGGCGGGGACTGTGCACAGCTTTCTTGGCGTGGAGGTGGCTGGAGGCTGGAGCGCAAGTAGGATGGTGGGtccatcaacaacgacatCACATCACAACGGTCTTCAATGCCCGTCCCAAATCGACAGTCAGACCAAGTTTGAGCCGCCATTCCGACCACCGCCGCAACCCTCGCAGAGATTGCAGGCACCTCGAGATGGTGCTCCTGACATGTTTCTTGGAGACTCTTTGTCTTTTTACCCCCTCCTGGCTGACCAGCATGGTTGGTTCAACGGTCAACCTTGCGAGTGTCTGCCCAGTGCTAGCAAACAGCCAGGCACACACACTCCAGGTTCTCTGAGCGACACACAACCCAACCCGACCCGACGCTTCTCTGCAGACTTGACCTGTAGGACACCGCGGTAGATTTCATGCCGTGGTGTCTCTGGAATGTCTTGAGCAGTCCCTGCTGTTCTCTCGCCAGTCCAGCACAGGCAGGCAGgcttccccttttcccctcccaaGAGGTAGATGCCCGGAACTTGCCGTTCAATGATAGGTCAGCTGCCGGACAGCTGGCAGCTGGTGGTAGTCACTGGAACAAACTTTGCACAAGAGCTGGTGTGCACAAAACAGAAGGCTGGAGGGGCGGGTCAGGTGCACAAGGCTCGCTTATTACCTTAGGTACCTTGGTAGCTGTAGTTTACGGGAGCTTCTGCTGAACTCTGGCAGCTACAGCACCTGGGGTAGCAAACAAACCAGCAACACATCAGAAGCATCATCAGCGACGGCCGGGGGAGCTTTTGATTTTTCGACTCGTCAACACATCACCCGTCGCGAGAAAAACACCCGACAACAaatccatccaccccctcctcgatCTTGTTGTTCCCATTCCCGTCCTGTTCTTCGATTACACAGCTCCCATCAATCAAAGCGCTACCGCCTATTTTTTGCCCGCCCATCTGCACACCGCACACCGCACACCCCGCGCCTCGCAGCACATCACAAcatttcatcatcaccatggctGGCGGAAAAGGAAAGTCCTCGGGCGGCAAGAGCTCTGGTGGCAAGACATCCGGTATTGAGGGTtccaagaagcagcagagCCATTCTCAACGCGCCGGTCTGCAGGTATGTCGCGTCCCGCTGAAGCTGgcctcttttcttccattTCGTCGTCGACCCCCTCCCGCTGCCCGCATTGGGACCTACTCCGTGAGCTATCATGAGCACGCGTCTGCCGCGCATTCCGGACCTAGCTGTTGTTTTTGCCCTCCCCCATCGCCCAATGTCGCGCCCACCTTGTCCACCCCGGCGGTGCTCTGCGCATGCATTGCGCCTACCTGCCCGCTGCTGTCAGGTCAGGCACAAGGTCTACCATCAAAACCGGTGCCAGACCTTGTCGCATTGCATTGATGCTTATGGCAATTTCTTTGTTGTTCTTGGGGGTTCCCCCGCCTCGCAGTTGACGCCAGCATGCTAACACCAGATTCTTTAGTTTCCCTGCGGCCGTGTGAAGCGCTTCTTGAAGCAAAACACCCAAAATAAGATGCGCGTCGGCGCCAAGGCTGCTGTCTACGTTACTGCCGTACTGGAATACTTGACTGCCGAAGTTCTCGAGCTTGCTGGAGTACGTTGTCCCATctcaacccacctcctcgtCTGTCCGCCTCGAGCCTGGGCTAACTGTTATCTCTTTGAATTTAGAACGCTGCCAAAGATCTCAAGGTCAAGCGTATCActccccgccatctccagctcgcCATCCGTGGTGACGAAGAGCTCGATACCCTGATCCGTGCCACCATCGCCTTCGGTGGTGTTCTCCCACACATCAACCGCGCCCTTCTGCTCAAGGtggagcagaagaagaaggccaaggccgcCGAGGCATAAAAACAAGACCCTCTCGGACCCGACAAATTTTCTTTTGGGCACTGTATTTGCAAAACAAGTGCAACATACGTTTAACTGATAAACCGGCCGTTTTAGCAGCACGTGCGATGATAGGGTGGTGTCAATTTTGAGGGATGCGGGTTTAATTTGTTTGCTGCACCGGGATACTGATATCTGGTggatttttattttcctttaATGTCGGAAGCCTGCGGACACTAGCGACCGAGGTAGAGGGCTGGCTGCCAGCAGACTGTGCAATACAGGCAGGTCTCCCAGTGGTCTTTCCACGACACACAAGCCAACCTCGTTTGTCATCATTATCTGGGAACAGTGATGAGCCCTGACCCATGACAGGACgggtgggaagggagagggaaatgCCAGTGGGAAACGGTGCTGATCCTTTGGTCCTgcatacacacacacacgcgcgcGCGCGCTTGGGCAACACCTCGATATGCTACAACAATACAGAGCAGGATATTGGTGAGGAGAGGTTATCTTAGGTAGCGAAGCCAGGACCCTGGGGTCCACGTGGTGCCAGATGGATGCTTTTACTACGCCCTTGTCAGTATTTCATTTGTCACTGCTATGTGAATGTCTGTTATTGGTCAAAATTTCTTTGCTCATGTGTCTTGATGCTAGGGTTGACGACGTCTGGAGGGTAATATATAGGTAATTTGTACCATTTAGGTGATTCCATTCTCTTTTAGTTGTTGTGCTATGCTGACTccgacagcagcatcacGGCATTGTACCCTGCTCCCGTTAGCCGTCTCGGCTGGTCTAGATCGCCACCTACTTCGCCTGTCTTGAGCTGGATGCTTTCAGAACAACGTCATTACCGTATCGTTGTCTTGCTTCTCGGGCTCGGGACCCGGATCAACAGCCTCCTACCTGTAACCATTTTCGTTGTCTCGAGTCAACGTTACCCTTCCCTGTTCATAAGCCTCAAAGATCATATGCCGGCACTCGGAAGGGTAGTCGCAGTGCAAGGAGCAGtcgtgcttcttgttgaCGTACAGGCGTTCTTTGGCCAGGACGACCCTTTGCCTGTGACTAGATGTCTTGATGGGGGACCACTGTACCTTTTCCATTTCAGcgccgtcttcatcatcgtcatccgaAGCAGGGGAGAAAAAAGACAGCGGGGTGGTCTGAAAGGTAACATAAGATTCCGCCGCCAGCTTTGTCGGTGTGCAGGAAGTTGAagacgagggagaaggccagGCGACGCCAGGAGTTGTAACGCGCCCAGCCAGAATAGTCAAACGTGGAGGCACAGGTTCGGTTGCCCCGTCGCTTTTGAAGCTGCTTCGGGCGCTTAGAATTGAGGTTGGGCTTGACGACGGGAGAGGTGAGAGTGGTGCAGAAGTAATGCGAGCAAGCCAGGCAGCGGCGAGTGGTGGCAATACGGTACTTGGCGCCGCAGTTGTGACAGCGCCATTCCCATCTTTGGgggcttggagggggaggaagggaagtGATGAAGTTGGTGACTCGTGGTGAGGGTATtcgaggaggggtgggggggaggattgcTGGGAGCATTTCAATCATTGTCTTTGATTTGAGACAAGCACTAGTTCATGAAAGCGGTGGGCGCGGGCTTGACAGGAGAAATGCTAGGCCTATTAGTTTTTCAGTGTCAAGACAAAATGGAAGTAACAAGTGAGGTTCTGGCTTGGGTTAGTTTCCAGCTCTGGTTTGAAAACGGGAGCCGCACCCGCTACTTGACACGCCGTGGATCAAAGAAATGGCCATAACTTTGAACAACAGAGACAACAACATTCTAGTTTTGGCAGATTCCAAAATACTGCATGGCCTCTTTGTGTCGACACTTGGCCCAGCTGTATCAGAGCATCGACACCACTACCTACACCACGTTAGAATACTCGGCGCTGAAAGAACAAAGAGTCAAAGACTT belongs to Podospora bellae-mahoneyi strain CBS 112042 chromosome 6, whole genome shotgun sequence and includes:
- a CDS encoding hypothetical protein (EggNog:ENOG503PDZ9), which encodes MESFTSPATRAATATHDASSVTAAAIPAPAKKIRSGTDSSVKETLPDRPLRVGFQEDQPIPIRTIKDTIAERHQPERRDSCERFQLNFQQRRSNTGWSVASGLTAASTVTDITEPESPDAIDEETFDVESVLASSPPYPHGSPSRSIACSSLPTKPLAPIDTDRSSSFRQRQPVSDIPPSPRKVHSDRPYRRSSDYITHPPPIEKQAGSITDDAANPDLRAACDIVGKEDGDNNEPEQQRDKLSSEADGGCPSTPDGFNSSADENTPDSLSDVEVDDNSVQDFLDRALKHVFGVELCELSQGTASAAYQSVSYCLDELSYIARSGSRHFADSVVPPVNEAARSHAGFNSTPIQGTAHTTGYGGTSSGQGSRKNYNGTKKRLSGGLEGGEQEEDGDGDEVDDRQGGGGKRQRITDHSHGQNFSCPFRKRNPIRFNVRDFQSCAVQSFPDIPQLKRHIKNFHRQNSIPPFMCPRCKEDLASHVDLVAHSAVEIHLMCEVRDVPSSLDPEDGITPQVEEVLNGRKANSKVDCWDTLWDVLFGTEEGIPDYNFVPPTELDEVHAEFRKPSSRDELRQRLATEFPLHDPDLLLSLFNEHIDSVVDTCRLRTSQLSGRPRRTRNQGPRQPTASPQRARRASHTAPLHPIQSRDTLGSNGQSGGASSTHGTPINNDSSWPSPSQPPLMSYAPSPGGYGQAVSPGGLSDTNVASLLPAQVSRRQLGITVPAPTARQIQRPTFGAPLLGTSGGTDGSASHHMRVPSGDSGISFDTAAAAGYLLRQQPGVNLVPNHFFGSTNLPVRQQFQHSMRRAGGFQGGSANPLSLDMNQVYQQQQGPYQHHLQHAHAQQLQLQPQQLQMPGQGKSPISPHSAMTVTASSPGGFFGSYELGPGQTNLGQQYPH
- the HTZ1 gene encoding histone H2A.Z (EggNog:ENOG503P342; COG:B); amino-acid sequence: MAGGKGKSSGGKSSGGKTSGIEGSKKQQSHSQRAGLQFPCGRVKRFLKQNTQNKMRVGAKAAVYVTAVLEYLTAEVLELAGNAAKDLKVKRITPRHLQLAIRGDEELDTLIRATIAFGGVLPHINRALLLKVEQKKKAKAAEA